Proteins encoded together in one Branchiostoma floridae strain S238N-H82 chromosome 18, Bfl_VNyyK, whole genome shotgun sequence window:
- the LOC118406077 gene encoding matrix metalloproteinase-28-like — MRPRGFYLFLGAVLGLLGPSYHAQASEGGDVLAEYKNTVPLASAQTAPPGNGNPADYAGTEERQITGTADLEKEEDDDEDSFCGFDYTVDRSLAPTEPGRQRRQIAMYGNKWGKKHLTYRIINAPQGDDAERYRVQNTITRALKLWSDASPLSFYQAKEDEEADIMVKFTRGDHSDGYPFDGKGGVFAHAFFPHDGDVHFDDDEPWALDNYVATSRKDLYIIAAHELGHSLGLGHSDAWGALMRPKYTDVKWMKTISALPPEDRNAIQAMYGPCPRLEWNVRYMLESSRRSGRAPKQTRPNTCSAPYDAIFRGPDRKTYAMRGLYYWRLNDGNEIGRPMPLLIRHRWPGLPGNINAAVTSAYTGRTYFFKGNRIWRFKDSILDEYFPISHNETGLPRSPDAAFVWGPKHKIVVFKRSKFYIWNEFNRKVEPGYPKLIRKFFPGLPNNIDAAFQWKNRHTFFFKQGYYWRYDDEIGSIAKCYPRPVALYWSGCGGTSWERKQL; from the exons GTGCCATTAGCCTCCGCTCAGACGGCGCCGCCAGGTAACGGGAACCCGGCAGACTACGCCGGGACGGAGGAACGACAGATTACCGG GACCGCTGATCTtgagaaagaagaagacgacGATGAAGACTCCTTCTGCGGGTTTGACTACACCGTGGACCGGTCGTTGGCACCTACCGAGCCCGGGCGGCAGCGCAGACAGATCGCGATGTACG GAAACAAGTGGGGTAAGAAGCACCTGACGTACCGGATCATCAACGCTCCCCAGGGTGACGACGCCGAGCGGTACCGGGTCCAGAACACCATCACGCGCGCTCTCAAGCTGTGGAGCGACGCTTCGCCGCTGTCCTTTTACCAGGCTAAGGAGGACGAGGAGGCCGACATCATGGTCAAGTTCACCCGCGGAGACCACAGCGACGGGTACCCGTTTGATGGGAAAG GTGGAGTGTTCGCCCACGCGTTCTTCCCCCATGACGGCGACGTCCACTTTGACGACGACGAGCCGTGGGCCCTGGACAACTACGTGGCGACCTCCCGCAAGGACCTGTACATCATCGCGGCGCACGAGCTGGGCCACAGCCTGGGCCTGGGCCACTCCGACGCCTGGGGCGCGCTCATGAGACCCAAGTACACCGACGTCAAGTGGATGAAGACCATCAGCGCGCTACCACCAGAAGATAGGAACGCCATACAGGCCATGTACG GCCCGTGTCCGCGGCTGGAGTGGAACGTGCGCTACATGCTGGAGTCGTCCCGCCGGTCCGGCCGCGCTCCCAAACAGACACGGCCCAACACGTGCTCCGCGCCGTACGACGCCATCTTCAGAG GTCCGGACAGAAAAACGTACGCCATGCGAGGCCTGTACTACTGGCGTCTGAACGATGGGAACGAGATCGGGCGGCCCATGCCGCTCCTTATAAGGCACCGCTGGCCCGGTCTCCCTGGCAACATCAACGCAGCCGTGACGTCAGCATATACCGGCAGGACGTACTTTTTCAAAG GTAACCGTATATGGAGATTCAAGGACAGCATCTTGGATGAATACTTTCCGATCTCCCACAACGAGACCGGCTTGCCTAGAAGTCCTGACGCGGCGTTCGTCTGGGGTCCCAAACACAAAATCGTTGTCTTCAAACGATCCAAGTTCTACATTTGGAACGAGTTCAACCGGAAGGTAGAACCGGGATATCCCAAACTCATCCGGAAGTTCTTCCCCGGACTGCCCAACAATATCGACGCCGCTTTCCAGTGGAAGAATagacacactttctttttcaAACAGGGTTACTACTGGAGATATGACGATGAGATAGGCAGCATCGCCAAGTGCTACCCACGCCCTGTGGCTCTGTACTGGAGCGGATGTGGAGGGACATCATGGGAGCGGAAACAGTTATAA